CACTCCACCGTCGACTACCCACCGGGTGCCGACCCGAGTCTTCCTTCCGTTCCCAACTGGATTGCCGAATCCGGCCTTGAAATGGCTGCTTTTGGGTATAGCGTCTCGTCCGCCGGCGACGTGAACAACGACGGATTCGACGACGTCATTATAGGGGCGGCGATGTATTCGAACGGCCAAGCTAGCGAAGGCGCCGCATACGTTTTTCATGGGTCCGCGTCGGGGTTGTCGGTGGCGGCTAACTGGATGTTCGAGTCCGACGTGGAATCCGCGATGTTGGGCATCAGCGTCTCGTCCGCCGGCGACGTGAACGGCGACGGCTACGACGACGTCATTGTGGGAGCCGAACGCTACACGAACGGGCAAACCGATGAAGGTGCGGCATACGTTTTTCACGGTTCGGCCTCCGGGCTGTCGGCGACCCCCTCCTGGTTCGTTGAATCCGACACCGAGGCTTCCCATTACGGCGCCAGCGTCTCGGCCGCCGGCGATGTCAACGGCGACGGTTACGATGACGTCATCGTCGGTGCCTATGAGTACGATGACACCGAGGTCAATGAGGGCGCCGCTTACGTCTATTTCGGCTCGGCCGCGGGGCTCTCAGCCACGGCGGATTGGATGGCGCAATCGGGTGTCTGTGGCTGCTATTTCGGCTCCAGTGTTGCTGGAGCCGGCGACATAAACACCGACGGCTACGACGACGTATTCGTCGGTGCGCCCTATTACGGAACGAACGACACGGGCGCGGTCTACGGGTTCTACGGTTCGGCGGCGGGTCCGTCCGCGGTCCCTGACTGGTTCCAGGAATCCGGCGACGACTCGGCACATTTCGGCAATTGCGTGTCCGGGGCGGGAGACGTCAACAATGACGGTTACCAAGACGTCATCATCGGGGCGGAGGGTTTCACCAACGGCCAAGACGAAGAGGGCTGCGTCTACGTGTACCATGGCTCATCCTCCGGCCTTTCAACGACCGTGGCCTGGGTCACTGAATCGGACTTCCGAGACGAGCATTACGGCATAAGCGTGTCCACTGCCGGAGATGTAGACGGGGACGGGTATGACGACGTCGTGGTGGGAACCGGTCCCTTCCCTTCGTCGATCAGTTTTGCCTACCTTTTCCAAGGTTCGCCGGTCGGTCTGGCTGAGACGCCATCATGGATGGAGCGCTCGGTTCGTTCAACCGACCTGTTCGGAGTGTCCGTCGCAACTGCCGGCGACGTCAACGGCGACAACAAGAGTGACATCATCGTGGGCTCACCGTTTTACACACTCGATCTGACATTCGAGGGGCGCGCGTACGCGTTTTACGGCCAGTGTCCGCAATGCTCCGCAAGCGAAGATTGTTACGTCACCGGCGAACCGCACCCCGATACGCCTTGCCTGATTTGCGGCGGCCAAGACTGGGAATACAACAACGGCGAATCCTGTGACGACGGCGTCGCCTGCACCGACGGCGACACCTGCACCGACGGCGCCTGCGCCGGAACCCCCGACGACGCCAACTGCGACGACAGCGTTGCCTGCACCGATGACACCTGCGACGCCCAGACCGATTGCCGCAACGTTCCTAACGACGCCAACTGCGACGACGGCGTCGGCTGCACCGACGATTTCTGCCACCTGACTCGCGATTGCATTATCGTGCCCGACGACACGGTTTGCGACAACGGCGACTTCTGCGATGGCGCGGAATTCTGCGACACGACCAATGACTGCCAAGGCGGGACCGCCCCTTGCCCCGACGACGGCGCTTTTTGTACCGGCGTCGAGTCATGCAACGAAAATGACGACCAGTGCTTGCAGT
Above is a genomic segment from Candidatus Lernaella stagnicola containing:
- a CDS encoding integrin alpha, translating into MQARRLFKQPFHVMLIVLTAAIPFFLSYDVGFAAQGQDALHSTVDYPPGADPSLPSVPNWIAESGLEMAAFGYSVSSAGDVNNDGFDDVIIGAAMYSNGQASEGAAYVFHGSASGLSVAANWMFESDVESAMLGISVSSAGDVNGDGYDDVIVGAERYTNGQTDEGAAYVFHGSASGLSATPSWFVESDTEASHYGASVSAAGDVNGDGYDDVIVGAYEYDDTEVNEGAAYVYFGSAAGLSATADWMAQSGVCGCYFGSSVAGAGDINTDGYDDVFVGAPYYGTNDTGAVYGFYGSAAGPSAVPDWFQESGDDSAHFGNCVSGAGDVNNDGYQDVIIGAEGFTNGQDEEGCVYVYHGSSSGLSTTVAWVTESDFRDEHYGISVSTAGDVDGDGYDDVVVGTGPFPSSISFAYLFQGSPVGLAETPSWMERSVRSTDLFGVSVATAGDVNGDNKSDIIVGSPFYTLDLTFEGRAYAFYGQCPQCSASEDCYVTGEPHPDTPCLICGGQDWEYNNGESCDDGVACTDGDTCTDGACAGTPDDANCDDSVACTDDTCDAQTDCRNVPNDANCDDGVGCTDDFCHLTRDCIIVPDDTVCDNGDFCDGAEFCDTTNDCQGGTAPCPDDGAFCTGVESCNENDDQCLQSGNPCGEDEICNEDTDTCDPQGTDDDDDDTTPIDDDDDDDDDNDDDDDDDDDDDDNDDDDNDDDDDDDDDDDNSDGSCCG